The proteins below are encoded in one region of Sporosarcina sp. FSL K6-1508:
- a CDS encoding fumarylacetoacetate hydrolase family protein, with protein sequence MRKARIAFGGAIHEAIEWEGQLKLDDGRIVEENKVTWLTPIEPRTVFALGLNYADHAAELAFAAPSEPLVFLKGPNTFIGHEAYTRRPADVTYMHYECELAVIIGETARNVKKEDAYNYVKGYSVANDYAIRDYLENYYRPNLRVKNRDMGTPFGPWIVDAIDVADPMDLKLTTHVNNKLVQEGTTADMIFDIPDLIAYLSSFMTLSENDVILTGTPKGSVNTAVGDIVVTEVEGIGRLVNTIIGDESFIKK encoded by the coding sequence ATGAGAAAAGCGCGAATAGCATTTGGGGGTGCCATCCATGAAGCAATTGAATGGGAAGGGCAACTCAAATTAGACGATGGACGAATTGTGGAAGAGAACAAAGTAACTTGGTTAACGCCAATCGAACCGCGTACGGTATTTGCATTAGGGCTTAATTATGCGGATCATGCAGCTGAACTTGCATTTGCGGCACCATCAGAACCGCTTGTCTTTTTAAAAGGGCCCAATACGTTTATTGGGCATGAGGCGTATACTCGTCGTCCCGCAGATGTCACTTATATGCACTACGAGTGTGAGTTGGCCGTCATCATCGGTGAAACAGCTCGAAATGTCAAAAAAGAAGACGCCTACAATTATGTTAAAGGATATAGTGTTGCGAATGATTACGCTATCAGAGATTATTTAGAAAACTACTATCGTCCCAACTTGCGCGTGAAAAATCGTGATATGGGTACACCATTCGGTCCATGGATTGTCGATGCAATAGATGTCGCCGATCCAATGGATTTAAAATTGACAACGCATGTCAATAACAAACTCGTCCAAGAAGGAACAACGGCGGATATGATCTTTGATATTCCGGATCTTATTGCGTATTTAAGTAGTTTTATGACGTTGAGTGAAAATGATGTCATTCTTACAGGGACTCCTAAAGGGTCTGTCAATACGGCCGTCGGTGATATAGTCGTCACAGAAGTTGAAGGAATTGGCCGTTTGGTAAATACCATTATCGGAGATGAATCTTTCATAAAGAAATAG